The nucleotide sequence TATTCAAAATGAAGCTGGTCACAATGCTAATATTATTATGGGTGTTGGTGAGGATGAATCTCTTGGTGATGCTATTGCAGTTACTATTATTGCAACAGGTTTTGATATTGAACAACAAAACGGAATCGTAAATACGGAGCCAAAAAAAATAATTCACGCATTAGAGGATGAACAAAGTAATGTTTATAATCTATCTCAAAAAACAGTTCAGTCTTTTGATGTAAATGCTGAATTGCCAATTGCACAGAAAGAGGAAGAAAAAAGAATCGTTTTCGAATTAACTGAAGACGAACTTACTCCTGAACCAGTATTTACACCTGAGCCAGTTGCTGTTGCTCCAGTAGTTGCTCCAGTGGCTGAGAACGATGATTTAGTAGTGATGTCAGAATTCATTAAGAATTTAGATGTGACTTTCGAAATCGTTTCTCCAATGAAGGATGTTGATTTTACTTTTACAGCTCCTAAGGTAGAAGAAGTAAAACAAGTAGAGCAACCAAAAGCTGTTGAAAGACAAGAGCAAACGGCTTTTACTTTTGATTTGCCTATCGATAAGCCAAAAGCGGTAGTGAAAGAAGAAGAAAATACAATCTTCGAATTGACTAACGAAACTCGTGAAATCAAAGTAAACCAACCAGTTCAATTTGTTCCAGTAACTGAACTGTCTGAAAACGGTATCATCAAATATTCGTTAGAAGAATATATGGAAGCTGAGAATGATTTAATGTCTTCTAAGCCAGTTGCTAAAGTGGTAGAGGAAGTGGTTCCAGAAGAGTTAAATATCACTATGAAAAAAGTGGAATTCTCTCAAAAAGAAGAAGTTAATTTTGAGGAAATTTCCCCAATGGAAATGACTATCGAAGAAACTTTGAGAATGAGAGCTGACGAAAGAAGAAAGAAATTAAAAGAATTCAACTACAAGTTTCACAACAATGTATCTAAGGTAGATGAATACGAAAAAGAGCCAGCATATAAGCGTTTAGGAATTGATATTTCAAATCAGCAAACCAATAATGCTAACTCAAGAATATCAGTAGGAATGGATAGTAACAACGATTTGCAATTGCGTTCTAACAATTCTTATTTACACGACAACGTAGATTAATAATCTGCTTATCGCAAAGAGCTAACCCGAAAATTGAATTTAATTTTCGGGTTATTTTTTTTATCTTCGCACCACTATTTTAGGGAAAAGATTTTTTTGTGCCTTAATCCAGCTGTTCGTTACAAGATTTTGTCGCCAAATGGTTTTTTCTAAGGATTTAAAAGAGCTTCCTCTGGTCGCTTTTTAAATCCAAGAAAAAAATCCATTGGCTCTCAAAATGCTTTTCACTTCCATCTGGGGCAGACAGATAGTTCACAACAATAATTCAACAATCGAATAACGATTCATCAAATAAATAAAAAAAGAATATGAGTTTATCAGCAAATATCATGGACGAAATTAAAGCAGCCATGAGAGCCAAAGATACTGTTGCTTTAGAAGCTTTAAGAGCAATTAAATCAGAATTGTTATTGGCACAAACAGCTTCTGGTTCAAAAGAAGAATTGTCAGAAGATGAGGAAATTAAATTGCTACAACGTTTGGTGAAAACAAGAAAAGAAAGTGCTCGCATTTATACGGAGCAAAATCGTCCTGACTTAGCTGAACCAGAATTAGCCCAAGTTGCAGTAATCGAGAAATTTTTACCAGCACAATTAAGCGAAGCAGAAATCGAAGAAATCATTGCTAAAATCATTGCTGATACTGGAGCTTCAGGAATCGCTTCAATGGGAAAAGTAATGGGAATTGCATCTGCTCAATTAGGTGGAACAGCTGAAGGAAAAACGATCTCTTCGATTGTAAAAAAATTATTAGTATAAAAGTGTAAATTCCAAAAATAGAAATTCCAAATTCCAATGATATACTTGGAATTTGGAATTTTTAAAATTTGGAATTTTATATTTTGGCTGCGTAGTTCAACTGGATAGAATATCAGATTTCGGCTCTGAGGGTTGGGGGTTCGAACCCCTCCGCAGTCACCAAAAGGATAGAGAGACATAATTGTTTTTCTATCCTTTTTTTTTATCCCAAAATGGCAGTAGGATTTTATTATTCAATTCACAAAACCTGTTTGCCAACAGATAGGTTAGGCAGTTTTCTACAGATTTTATATAGTAAAACAATTAAATAATCTGTGTCAACCCGTTTCATCTGTGTTTTCCTTGCTCCAATGCGTAATCTAAGTTTATTGAATATTATTTTTTAAGTCACAAACCTTTGGGTGTTTTATGATTCCTTATCTCATTTTTTTATTCTGTTTTTTGTTTGTAAATTTACGTGTAACTAATTGTTAGTTAAGTAATTATTATTTTAATAGCAATACCTAGAACTTATGAAACAAAAGGTGCCAGTTTCAGTAATCATGACCAAGAATATTGTAAAGTTAAATCTGACCGATGATTTAAGTAAGGCTGAAGTCTTGTTTAAGAATAATAAAATAAGGCATATACCAGTGGTGAATCATTGTGAAATAGTTGGAATCCTTAGCCTTACTGATTTGATGAGGGTGTCATGTCCAGAATCTATTGACGATGCTGAAAATGAAGGGGTTGAGTCCCTTGTTTATAATATGTTTACAATTGCTCAAGTTATGAGTAAAGAGGTGGTTACAGTCAAGCCTTATACTACAATTAAAGAGGTAGCCACACTATTGGCAGAGAAAGAGTTTCATGCCTTGCCCGTATGTGACGGCTCAAAC is from Flavobacterium sp. NG2 and encodes:
- a CDS encoding CBS domain-containing protein, giving the protein MKQKVPVSVIMTKNIVKLNLTDDLSKAEVLFKNNKIRHIPVVNHCEIVGILSLTDLMRVSCPESIDDAENEGVESLVYNMFTIAQVMSKEVVTVKPYTTIKEVATLLAEKEFHALPVCDGSNLVGIVTTTDLIKYLLSQYDAED
- the ftsZ gene encoding cell division protein FtsZ; amino-acid sequence: MMSNSEFGSISFDLPKNQSNVIKVIGVGGGGSNAINHMFQQGIKGVDFIVCNTDSQALQNSAVPNKIQLGVNLTEGLGAGANPDVGQQSAIESIADIEKMLDRNTKMVFITAGMGGGTGTGAAPVIAQLAKEREILTVGIVTLPFLFEGKVRQEQAKIGIEKLRKQVDSLIVINNNKLREVYGNLGFKAGFSKADEVLATASRGIAEVITHHYTQNIDLRDAKTVLSNSGTAIMGSAKAEGENRAKEAIISALDSPLLNDNKITGAKNVLLLIVSGSNEITLDEIGEINDHIQNEAGHNANIIMGVGEDESLGDAIAVTIIATGFDIEQQNGIVNTEPKKIIHALEDEQSNVYNLSQKTVQSFDVNAELPIAQKEEEKRIVFELTEDELTPEPVFTPEPVAVAPVVAPVAENDDLVVMSEFIKNLDVTFEIVSPMKDVDFTFTAPKVEEVKQVEQPKAVERQEQTAFTFDLPIDKPKAVVKEEENTIFELTNETREIKVNQPVQFVPVTELSENGIIKYSLEEYMEAENDLMSSKPVAKVVEEVVPEELNITMKKVEFSQKEEVNFEEISPMEMTIEETLRMRADERRKKLKEFNYKFHNNVSKVDEYEKEPAYKRLGIDISNQQTNNANSRISVGMDSNNDLQLRSNNSYLHDNVD
- a CDS encoding GatB/YqeY domain-containing protein, which encodes MSLSANIMDEIKAAMRAKDTVALEALRAIKSELLLAQTASGSKEELSEDEEIKLLQRLVKTRKESARIYTEQNRPDLAEPELAQVAVIEKFLPAQLSEAEIEEIIAKIIADTGASGIASMGKVMGIASAQLGGTAEGKTISSIVKKLLV